The Gemella massiliensis DNA segment AGCAGAGCCGAACACAAATACAAATGTAATCGACCTAGGGTATCCCGGTGTGCTACCGGTTGTTAATAAACGTGCAGTTGAATGGGGAATGAAAGCTGCTATGGCACTTAATATGACAGTGGCAAAAGAATCAAAATTTGATAGAAAAAATTATTTTTATCCGGATAATCCAAAAGCATATCAAATATCTCAGTTTGACCAACCGATTGGAGAACACGGCTGGATAGATATTGAAGTAAACGGAAAAACAAAACGTATTGGTATTACAAGAGCACACCTTGAAGAAGATGCAGGGAAATTAACACATAAAAATGGATATTCACTGGTTGACTTAAATAGACAAGGGACGCCGCTAATAGAAATCGTTTCTGAACCTGACATTAGAACACCGGAAGAGGCATATGCTTATTTAGAAAAATTACGTTCAATTATTCAATATATAGAAGTATCGGATGTGAAAATGGAAGAAGGCTCTATGCGTTGTGATGCAAATATTTCGATAAGACCTTACGGACAAGATAAATTCGGAACAAAAACAGAACTTAAGAATTTAAACTCTTTCACTTTTGTGAGAAAAGGTCTTGAATATGAAGAGAAAAGACAAGAACAGGTAATACTTTCCGGAGGAGAAATTAAGCAAGAAACACGCCGCTTTGATGAAACAACAGGGACAACAAAATTAATGCGTGTTAAAGAAGGGTCGGATGACTATCGATATTTTCCGGAGCCGGATATAGTACCTATAATTATTTCGGATGAATGGATGGAAGAAGTAAGAAAAACTATTCCCGAACTTCCGGATGCACGTCGTAAACGTTATCAAGAAAAACTTGGATTGCCTGCAT contains these protein-coding regions:
- the gatB gene encoding Asp-tRNA(Asn)/Glu-tRNA(Gln) amidotransferase subunit GatB, with the protein product MHFETVIGLEVHVELKTNSKIFSPSPAHFGAEPNTNTNVIDLGYPGVLPVVNKRAVEWGMKAAMALNMTVAKESKFDRKNYFYPDNPKAYQISQFDQPIGEHGWIDIEVNGKTKRIGITRAHLEEDAGKLTHKNGYSLVDLNRQGTPLIEIVSEPDIRTPEEAYAYLEKLRSIIQYIEVSDVKMEEGSMRCDANISIRPYGQDKFGTKTELKNLNSFTFVRKGLEYEEKRQEQVILSGGEIKQETRRFDETTGTTKLMRVKEGSDDYRYFPEPDIVPIIISDEWMEEVRKTIPELPDARRKRYQEKLGLPAYDAHVLTLTKEMSDMFEETVKLGADPKLASNYLMVDVNAYLNKVQKELKETSLTAEGLAGMINLITDGTISSKIAKKVFAELIEHGGDAKQIVKEKGLVQVSDTGKLMAWVNEALDNNPQSIEDYKNGRDRAIGFLVGQIMKASKGQANPQMINKMLLEEITKR